From the genome of Glycine max cultivar Williams 82 chromosome 2, Glycine_max_v4.0, whole genome shotgun sequence, one region includes:
- the LOC102659419 gene encoding putative F-box/LRR-repeat protein At1g56400: MAVSSDCFCLLPIEVVLTILSLLPFKEVVRTCVLSKDWLDICKSTPNIEFNELFFVKPDQSNETREAQRRAFLEFIKSWIENHKGATIDKFSLSLSMPANVGEIINESVAFATQRGVKELDLDFVDRSKNENGDCSYDSDEALFELPSRVYEHISLESLKLYSCSFIETKVLNFHALKEVSLGWMEVRLTAIKAFLFNCKKLECLSFTRCWNSDKFDLGEEEHMGLTKLFLDKCNFDFDYFRVKAPNLKIFKYCGWINFAVVEIDSLAMEEVDLDFSLESSFEEFGHPIYNLVKDVCTARVLTVCSFVLQVIPTGPEQLRMEVDMDARHLIMKTALDDDEFIGISFFLNSCPLLERLTIEIGPKSELSDYEPAFEFTSLLFWIEYLNVCECLISSLEVVEINGFRGTLNEYRFLEYLIFSGYVLKKIIINMLKDDSGRTVEYYCRHMAELLLTCPCTSRNLEISIF; this comes from the exons ATGGCAGTGAGCTCTGACTGCTTCTGTTTGTTACCAATCGAAGTGGTTTTAACCATCCTTTCACTCCTTCCCTTCAAGGAAGTTGTGAGAACTTGTGTACTCTCCAAGGACTGGTTGGACATATGCAAGTCCACTCCAAACATAGAGTTCAATGAACTCTTTTTCGTGAAACCCGATCAATCAAATGAAACAAGAGAAGCCCAGAGAAGGGCTTTTCTTGAGTTCATAAAATCTTGGATTGAAAACCACAAAGGAGCTACTATAGACAAGTTCTCTTTAAGTTTATCAATGCCTGCAAATGTTGGCGAGATCATTAATGAATCCGTTGCTTTTGCTACACAACGTGGGGTGAAAGAGTTGGATCTTGACTTTGTTGATAGGAGTAAGAATGAGAATGGTGATTGTTCATACGATAGTGACGAGGCATTGTTTGAATTACCATCACGGGTTTATGAGCACATAAGCCTTGAGTCTTTAAAGTTGTATTCATGCAGTTTTATTGAGACTAAAGTGCTTAACTTTCATGCACTCAAAGAAGTTTCTTTGGGTTGGATGGAAGTGAGGCTTACTGCTATCAAAGCTTTTCTTTTCAACTGTAAAAAGCTTGAGTGTTTGAGTTTTACAAGGTGTTGGAACTCAGATAAGTTTGACCTAGGTGAAGAAGAACACATGGGTCTAACAAAGCTCTTCCTGGACAAgtgcaattttgattttgattatttcAGAGTGAAAGCACCaaatcttaaaattttcaaGTATTGCGGGTGGATAAACTTTGCCGTCGTAGAAATTGATTCACTCGCAATGGAAGAGGTAGATCTTGACTTCTCTCTAGAATCATCATTTGAAGAATTTGGTCATCCTATCTACAATCTGGTGAAAGATGTTTGTACTGCTAGAGTGCTGACAGTATGTAGTTTTGTGCTTCAG GTAATTCCTACTGGTCCTGAACAGCTACGTATGGAAGTTGACATGGATGCACGACATTTGATAATGAAGACGGCCTTGGATGACGATGAGTTTATTGGAATCTCATTCTTCCTTAACAGTTGTCCCCTCTTAGAGCGTCTCACCATTGAAATAGGTCCAAAAAGTGAGCTGTCT GATTATGAACCAGCGTTTGAATTTACCAGCTTACTTTTCTGGATTGAATATTTGAATGTTTGCGAATGCTTGATTTCAAGTCTTGAAGTGGTGGAGATTAATGGCTTTAGAGGAACTCTGAATGAATATCGCTTCCTCGAGTATTTGATCTTTAGTGGGTATGTCTTGAAAAAGATTATCATAAACATGTTGAAGGATGATTCTGGTAGGACTGTGGAGTATTATTGCCGTCATATGGCAGAACTTCTGTTGACATGTCCATGCACTTCAAGAAACTTAGAGATATCAATCTTTTGA